Part of the Ruegeria sp. TM1040 genome, AGGACGTCATTAAGCGAAAGCTTTGAGGCCTGCCCGGAAAAGGTCGCTGGTCGACGGGATGCGGGCGGATTGGCAGGTGTCGATCCGCCGGGCCTGCGAGGTGATCCGGTTCGATCCGAGAACCTATCGCTACAAATCCCGCCGGCCTGGGCAGGCCGCTTTGGAACAGCGGATACGAGAGATTTGCCAGACGCGCGTGCGCTTCGGCTACAGGCGCGTGCATGTGCTGCTGCGCCGGGAGGGCTGGGAGATCAACGCCAAGAAGACCTATCGCATTTACAAGGAGTTGGGTATGCAACTTCGGAGCAAGACACCTAAGCGCCGGGTGAAGGCCAAGCTGCGGGATGACCGCAAGGAGGCTGTCAGCCCCAATGACGTCTGGGCTATGGACTTTGTTCATGATCAGCTGGCTACAGGCTGGAAACTTCGGGTTCTGACGGTCGTCGACACCTTCTCACGCTATGTCCCGGTGCTTGATGCTCGGTTCACATATCGCGGGGAGGACGTGGTCGCGACGCTTGAGCAAGTATGCAAGCGCACCGGCTACCCAGCCACCATCCGTGTTGACCAGGGCAGCGAGTTCATCTCCAAGGATATGGACCTTTGGGCCTATGCCAACGACGTGACATTGGACTTCTCCCGTCCGGGCAAACCTACCGACAACGCCTTCATCGAGGCGTTCAATGGCCGGTTCCGGGCGGAGTGCCTGAACGCGCACTGGTTCATGAGCCTTGAAGATGCAGCCGAAAAGTTGGAGGCTTGGCGTAGAGACTACAATGAAGAACGCCCGCACGGGGCTATCGGGAACAAGGTCCCGGCAGACCTGATGAAATCAGTTCACGACACCAGCCCGTGAACCTGATGGAACCGCGGAAATTCTAACAACGGCCGAGGGCACGTTGGGTAGCACATCACCAACCTGCAGACTCTCGTTATGAACGAGCGACCAGCGGGGGGCAGGTCAGCGTGACGGAACAGACCTATTACTGCTGGAAGAAGAAGTACGGCGGAGTGGGCACTGAGCAATTGAGGGAACTGAAGCGGTTTCAGAAAGAGAATGAGCAGCTTTGCAAAGCTGTTTCTGATCGGACGCTGAACAAACTGATCTTGGTGGAAGCCGCGAAAGGAGTTTGAAGCTGTTCACGCGGTAATGAACGATCCTGTAGATCGTGCAAGCGCCCAAACGGGCGGAGCCCCCATGGCTCAATGATGGGTCGTGCCTTCGACTACGACCGGAACGCCGCGATCATGTATTGAGCTATGACTTCGTGCATTGCCGCACGGAAGACGGAAAGGCGTTCCGTACGCTCAACATCGCCGATGAATACAGCAGAGAATGCTTGGCGATCCGCGTCGACAGGAAGCTGAACTCAGGCAACGTCATTGGTGTGATGAACAACCTGTTCACCCTGCGCGGTTTATCGTAATTCATACGTTCAGATGAGGGCCTAGAATTCGTTGCTGAGGCCGTGCGGGACTG contains:
- a CDS encoding IS3-like element ISSisp1 family transposase (programmed frameshift) encodes the protein MKASKFTDAQKAFIIKQAEDGTSVAEVYRKAGISTATFFNWKKKYAGLMPSEMKRLRELEQENARLKKIVADLALDKEMLQDVIKRKPLRPARKRSLVDGMRADWQVSIRRACEVIRFDPRTYRYKSRRPGQAALEQRIREICQTRVRFGYRRVHVLLRREGWEINAKKTYRIYKELGMQLRSKTPKRRVKAKLRDDRKEAVSPNDVWAMDFVHDQLATGWKLRVLTVVDTFSRYVPVLDARFTYRGEDVVATLEQVCKRTGYPATIRVDQGSEFISKDMDLWAYANDVTLDFSRPGKPTDNAFIEAFNGRFRAECLNAHWFMSLEDAAEKLEAWRRDYNEERPHGAIGNKVPADLMKSVHDTSP